DNA from Streptomyces luteogriseus:
ATCGACTCCGACACCGGCAAGAAGGTCGGCGAGGGTGTCGACTTCGTGGACTACTTCACCGCCGGTGTCTCGATCTACACCAAGAAGGGCGACGACCAGGGCATCAAGAGCTGGTCCGACCTGTGCGGCAAGAAGATCGTGCTGCAGCGCGGCACGGTCTCCGAGGACCTCGCCAAGGCCGAGTCGAAGAAGTGCCCGGCGGGCAAGAAGATCGCCATCGAGGCCTTCGACAACGACCAGCAGGCCCAGACCCGTCTGCGCGCGGGCGGTGCCGACGCCGGTTCGTCCGACTTCCCGGTCGCCGCGTACGCAGTGAAGACCTCGGGTGGCGGCAAGGACTTCCAGCTGGTCGGCGAGCAGGTCGAGGCCGCCCCGTACGGCATCGCGGTCGCCAAGAACCAGACGCAGCTGCGGGACGCCCTCAAGGCCGCTCTCGACGCCGTCGTCAAGAACGGCGAGTACGAGAAGATCATGAAGAAGTGGGGCGTCACGGACGGCTCGATCGACGCGGCCACCATCAACGGCGGCAAGTGACCGCAGCGCAGCGGCACTGAAAGGCAACACCCGTGACTGTTGACATCGACAAGACGCCGGCCGACACCCCCCCGGCCGGACCGGAGGCCATCAAGGCCATCCCGGTCCGGCACTACGGGCGGTACGTCTCCGCCGTCGTCGCCATCGCCCTGCTGGTCGGGGTCGTGTACGCGTTCGCCCAGGGCAAGATCAACTGGGGCGCGATCCCGGACTACTTCTTCGACGACCGCATCCTGGACGGCGTCGGCAAAACGCTCCTGCTGACCGTGCTGTCCATGGTGATCGGCATCGTCGGCGGCGTCATGCTCGCCGTGATGCGCCTGTCGAAGAACCCGGTGACCTCGTCGATCGCGTGGTTCTACATCTGGTTCTTCCGCGGCACCCCGGTCCTGGTGCAGCTGATCGTCTGGTTCAACCTGGGCCTGGTCTTCGAGTACATCAACCTCGGGCCGTTCTACAAGGACGAGTGGTCGGACTTCATGACCCCGTTCCTGACGGCGCTGCTGGGCCTCGGCCTGAACGAGGCCGCGTACATGGCGGAGATCTGCCGGGCCGGTCTGCTCTCGGTCGACGAGGGCCAGACCGAGGCGTCGCACGCGCTGGGCATGAGCCACGCCAAGACGCTGCGCCGGATCGTCATCCCGCAGGCGATGCGCGTGATCGTGCCGCCGACGGGCAACGAGGTCATCAACATGCTGAAGACGACCTCGCTGGTCTCGGTCGTCCAGTATCCCGAGCTGCTGCGCGCCGCTCAGGACATCGGCCAGACCTCCGGCGCCCCCGCCGAGATGCTGTTCCTGGCGGCGGCCTGGTACCTGCTCATGACGTCGATCTTCAGCATCGGCCAGTACTACCTGGAGCGGTACTACGCGCGTGGTTCGAGCCGGTCGCTGCCGGCCACGCCGTTCCAGAAGATCAAGGCGAACGTGCTGTCCCTGTCCAACCGCTCGGCGTCGACGGGAGGCACCGCATGACCGCCATGGTCAAGGCCGAGGGCGTCCACAAGTCCTTCGGCCCCGTAGAAGTCCTCAAGGGCATCGACCTGGAGGTGAAGTCCGGCGAGGTGTTCTGCCTCATCGGTCCCTCCGGCTCCGGCAAGTCCACCTTCCTCCGGTGCATCAACCACCTGGAGAAGATCAACGCCGGCCGCCTGTACGTCGACGGCGATCTGGTCGGCTACCGGCAGAAGGGCGACAAGCTCTACGAGCTGAAGGACAGCGAGGTCGCGGTCAAGCGCCGGGACATCGGCATGGTCTTCCAGCGCTTCAACCTGTTCCCGCACATGACGTCCGTGGAGAACGTCATGGAGGCGCCGGTCCAGGTCAAGGGCGTGAGCAGGGGCAAGGCCCGCGAGCGCGCCCTGGAACTGCTGGACCGGGTGGGCCTGGCCGACAAGGCGGGCAGCTACCCCTCCCAGCTCTCCGGCGGTCAGCAGCAGCGCGTCGCCATCGCCCGGGCCCTCGCCATGGACCCGAAGCTGATGCTGTTCGACGAGCCGACCTCGGCGCTGGACCCGGAGCTGGTGGGTGACGTCCTGGACGTCATGCGCGACCTGGCCGAGTCCGGCATGACGATGATCGTCGTCACCCACGAGATGGGCTTCGCCCGCGAGGTGGGCGACAGCCTGGTCTTTATGGACGGCGGTGTGGTGGTCGAATCCGGCCACCCGCGCGAGGTGCTGACGAACCCGCAGCACGAGCGGACGAAGTCGTTCCTGTCCAAGGTGCTCTGACGGCGGACACGGCGAGGGGGCGGTACGGGATCTCCGTACCGCCCCCTTCGCGCGCGCTACTTCACGGCCAGCAGCAGGGTGTCCGAGGGCGAGCACCACACGGGCCTGGCCTCGCCGAACCCCTTCTCACGCAGCACGCGCGCGTGCCACCGGGCCGAGGGCGTGTCGCCCTCCGCGTGCTCGCCGTAGATCTCGTGGCGCCGGGCCGTGGGCTCGGCGAGAACGGGGTCCTTCGCCGCGAGCCGCCACCACTCGGCCCAGTCGAGGATGCCGTCCCGCTTGGCCTGATCCATGCGGGCGTGCCGCTGCGCCCGCTCCGCCGCGTTGATCCGGGGCGTCGTCTCGTCGATCATGTGGTCCGCGTTCATGAAGACACCGCCGGCGCGGACGAGTCCCGCGACCAGGCCGTAGAGGTCCGCGAGGGGTTCCCGGTGCAGCCAGTGCAGGGCCGTCGCGGTCAGGACGGCGTCGTACGAGTCGTACGGCAGCTTCGCCGGCCAGTCCGGGTCCTTGAGGTCTGCGGTGACGAGACGGACCCGGTCGTCGCCCGCGAAGGTGCCCTCGGCGATGGCGAGGAGCGCCGGGTCGAGGTCGACGCCGGTGCTGGTGGCCCCCGGGAAGCGGTCGAGCAGCCGGGCGGTGATGCTGCCCGTGCCGCAGGCGAGGTCGAGGACGCGAGGAGCGGTGCCCACAAGGGCCTCGACCATGTCGAGCATGATCCGGAACCGCTCCTCGCGGTCGGGCAGGTACCACTCCTGCTGCCGGTCCCAGCTCTCCTGCCAGGCGTGCCAGTCGGCGGTGACCGCGGTGATGCCGGCGTCCGTCATCGAGCCCCTCCCTCGTAATACCCTGGAAGCACCATCAGCTGTTACACGTGCGCACCCTCGACGATAAAGCCCCACCGTAAGGACTACAAGTGGAACTGGCCTATTACTCGGACTACGCCGTGCGCCTCGTCAACACCGAGGAACCGGCCCGGGGCAAGGACGCTCTGACGTCGGTCGAGGCCGTCCGCGATCTGTTCGGGCCCAGCCAGTCGGCCGCCCGCCGCGCCACCGACGCGGACGTGACCCGCTTCCGCTCGGTCCGGGCCCGGCTGCGCGCGGTCTTCGAGGCGGCCGACTCGGGCGACGAGAGGCTCGCCGTCGACCTTCTGAACTCGCTGCTGCTGGAGTTCCCGGTGAGCCCGCAGATCTCGGGGCACGACTTCCGCGACGACGACGGCCGCCCCCTGTGGCACATGCACCTGGCGGACCACCCGTCGAACGCCACCGCGGGCTACGCGGCGATCGCGGCGATGGGCCTGGCGTTCCACCTGACCGAGCACGGCGCGGACCGCCTCGGCCTGTGCGAGGCGGCGCCCTGCCGCAACGCCTACCTCGACACCTCCACCAACCGCTCCCGGCGCTACTGCTCCGACCGCTGCGCGACCCGCGCCAACGTGGCGGCCTACCGCGCCCGCAAACGCCTGGAGGCCGCCCGGCCCGACCTGCCCGAGAAGACGGGCCTCGCCGCCGACAGCGCCCAGCCGAGCAGCGCCCAGGGCGACCTCCGGTCCGACCTGCGCGGCCGGTAGCGGAACCGGACCCGCCCCAGCACCAGGTCGTCGGGCACGACGCCGTAGTCGGTGCTGTCGCCGCCGGCGTACGCGTTGTCCCCGAGCACCCACCAGCCGCTCTCGCGCCGCTGGGCGACCCGCTTGACGACCAGCAGGTCCTGCTGGAAGGGGTGCCGCAGCACGACGACGTCACCGGGCCTGACCCGCGCCCCGTAGTGCACCAGGAGCCGGTCGCCGTGGTACAGCGTGGGCACCATGGACGGCCCGGTCACCTCGGCCACCCCGAAGGGCGGGGCCGGCCTCCCCCGCTCGGACTCCTGCGACAGCTCCGGCATCACCCGGCACCTCCCCGGTTCTTCGTCCACCAGTCTCAGTCTCGCCCCGGACTTTTGTCCTAAGCCCATGGGGGCACCCGCGAAAAGCCGTCCCTCACGGAGTAATGTCCCCTGTGAGAAGACGATCACGAGGAAGGAATGCTCCATGCTTTCCCGCCTGTTTGCCCCCAAGGTCAAGGTCAGTGCGCACTGCGACCTTCCCTGCGGTGTGTACGACCCCGCCCAGGCCCGCATCGAGGCGGAGTCGGTGAAGGCCGTGCAGGAGAAGATGGCCGCCAACGACGACCCGCACTTCCAGGCGCGCGCCACCGTCATCAAGGAGCAGCGTGCCGAGCTCGCGAAGCACCACGTCTCGGTGCTCTGGAGCGACTACTTCAAGCCCCCGCACTTCGAGAAGTACCCGGAGCTGCACCAGCTGGTCAACGACACCCTGAAGGCCCTCTCGGCCGCCAAGGGCTCGACCGACCCGGCCACCGGCCAGAAGGCGCTGGACTACATCGCCCAGATCGACAAGATCTTCTGGGAGACCAAGAAGGCCTGATCGCCTTCGTACGGCGAGGGGGCCCGACCGAGAACCGGTCGGGCCCCCTCGTCGTGCGCGCTGTCAGTGGAACCGAGCGACGATCAGATGAATCGCCGAGTGCACTCCCGTCCGGATGCACGTCCTGCTCCCGTCGTTCAGGCGGCCGTGCCGACCTTGGCCGGCGGCTCGGTGCGAATGCCGGCCTCGTGCGCGTCGTTGACGTTGTGCGCGTGCACCGGGTTGCGGCGCGAGACGACCACCATGCCCGCCGCGAGGACCGCGCCGACCAGCGCGACGACCGCCGTGCCGAGGTCCCCGCCGTTCTGCACGACCGCGGCTGCCAGACTCCCGACCAGCGCGGCGGCGGGCAGGGTGACCGTCCAGGCGACCGCCATCCTGGCCGCGACGCCCCAGCGGACCTCCGCCGGCCGGCGGCCGAGCCCCGCGCCGAGGATGCTGCCCGAGGCCACCTGCGTGGTGGACAGGGGGAATCCGAGGTGGGAGGAGGTCAGGATGACCGCCGTCGCGGCGGTCTCGGCGGCGAAGCCCTGCGGCGACTGGATCTCGGTGAGGCCCTTGCCCATGGTGCGGATGATCCGCCAGCCGCCCAGATAGGTGCCCAGGCCGATGGCGAGGCCCGCGGACGCGATGACCCACAGCGGCGGGCCGGCGTGGTGACCGAGCGCGCCGGCCGAGATCAGGGTGAGGGTGATGACACCCATGGTCTTCTGCGCGTCGTTCGTGCCGTGGGCGAGGGAGACCAGTGAGGCGGATGCGATCTGGCCGATGCGGAACCCCTTGGTGACGGAGTCCTCGCGGGCCCGGTCGGTGAGCCGGTAGGCGAGGTAGGTGGCGAGCAGCGCGGCGACACCGGCGACGACCGGCGAGACCACCGCGGGCACGAGCACCTTCTCCACGACCTTCCCGAAGTTGACGCCCTGGCTGCCCGCCCCGACCCACACGGCCCCGATCAGCCCGCCGAACAGGGCGTGCGAGGAACTCGAGGGCAGACCGGCCAGCCAGGTCAGCAGATTCCACAGGATCGCGCCGACCAGTCCCGCGAAGATCATGGCCGGGGAGACGAGGGTGTCGTCCACGATGCCCTCCGAGATGGTCCTGGCGACCTCGGTGGACAGGAAGGCACCGACGACGTTGAGGACACCGCTGATCAGGACCGCCGTTCGGGGGGTGAGCGCGCCGGTGGCGATGGACGTGGCCATCGCGTTCGCCGTGTCGTGGAATCCGTTGGTGAGGTCGAAGGCGAGCGCCGTGACGATGACGACCGCCACGAGGAACGTGATGTGGTCCATTCCTGAATGCAAACAAGCGCGGGCCGATGGACGGGGAACGGTGTGGCGGGGGCCGGTCAAGGTTCACGCAGGTGGCGGGGGTGCGGCCCCTCTACGATCACCTCCATGAGGATCAGATGGACGTACGCCTTCATCGACCGCCCGCGTGAGACGTTCGGCGCGGCCTGTGACTTCTGGACGGCCGTAACGAAGACCCGCCTGTCCGAACTGCGGGGCGAACACGACGAGTTCGTCACCCTGCTGCCCGACGGTGCCGACGCGTGCGTGAAGGTGCAGGCGGTCGGCCCGGGTTCCGGGGGTGCGCACATCGACTTCTGTGTGGACGACGTACCGGAGTTCGCGGCCACGGCGGTACGGCTCGGCGCGAGCGTCGTGGCCGGCCTGGGGTCGCTCGTCGTGCTGCGCTCGCCCGGCGGGCAGGTGTTCTGCGCGGACCCCTGGCGCGGGCAGTCGTCGCGGCCGGGCGTGGTGCGGGGAAGCCGGCTCGACCAGGTGTGCGTGGACGTCCCGGCCTCGGCCTTCGGGAGGGAAGTCGCTTTCTGGAGCGCGCTGCTCGACGGCTGGGAGTCGCGGCCGGGCTCCCTCGCGGAGTTCCAGGTGGTCGAGCCGCCGTCCGGCCTGCCGGTCCGTCTGCTCCTGCAACGCCTCAACGAGGAACGCCCGGCCACCGCCCACCTCGACCTCGCCTGCGCGGACGTCGCGGCGACCCGGGCACGGCACGAGGAACTCGGAGCCGCCTTCGTGACCGGCTTCCCCGGCTGGACGGTGATGCGTGATCCGGCGGGCGGCATGTACTGCCTGACGACCCGGGACCCGGTGACGGGCGGGCCGCGCGGCTAGTGCAGGTCGGCGTACGCGCAGGCGACGGCCCCGGCCTCCTCGGGCGTCGGGCAGGGCGGCAGGTCCGGTGGCTCGTCGGGATTCGTCTCCTCCCAGACATACGGCCCCCGAGGCTCCGTCGAGTCCTGCATCCACAGGGTCAGCCCGCCGGCGACGGCCACGACCAGCACCCACACGATCACCACCAGGCGCCACACCCTGCGACGCCGCTCCCCCGGTCTGCCCATGTCTCACACGCTAGTCGCTCAACCGCGCCGCCCTGGCCCGGAGATAGCGCTGCTCGGGCAGGCTGAGGGTCTGCGAGGCGGCCGAATCGTAGGCGGCCCGGGCGGCTTCGGGCTCGCCCGCGCGCTCCAGGAGGTGGCCTCGTACGGCTTCCAGGCGGTGGCCCTTCAACTCGTCGGCCAGGGCGTCCACTTCGGCAAGTCCCGCGCGCGGGCCGTGGACCATGGCGACGGCGACCGCGCGGTTGAGGCGTTCGACCGGGCCGGGGACCAGGCCGACGAGGACGTCGTACAGGCCGAGGATCTCGGCCCAGTCGGTCGTCCCGGGCGAGGACGCCTCGTCGTGCACGGCGGCGATCGCGGCCCGCAGCTGGAACGGCCCCGGCCGGCCCCGGGACAGGGCCCGGGTGATGAGCGCGACGCCCTCCTCGATGGCGGCATGGTCCCAGCGGTCGCGGTCCTGCTCGTCGAGGGGGATGAGCTCGCCGTGCGGACCGCTGCGCGCCTCGCGCCGGGCGTCGGTGAGCAGCATCAGCGCGAGCAGACCGGTCACCTCGCAGTCGCCGGGCAGCAGCCGGTGGACCGTGCGGGTCAGCCGCACGGCCTCGCCCGCGAGGTCGCGGCGTTGCAGAGCGGCGCCGGAGGTGGCCGTGTAGCCCTCGTTGAAGATCAGGTAGAGGGTCTGCAGGACGGACGGAAGCCGTTCTTCCCAGCGGTCCGGGCGGCCGAAGCGCACGCCCCGCACCTTCTGCTTGGCCCGGCTGACGCGCTGCGCCATGGTCGCCTCCGGAACGAGGCAGGCCCGGGCGATCTCCGCCGTGGTCAGACCGCCCACGGCGCGCAGCGTGAGCGCGATCTGCGCGGGCGGCGACAGGTCCGGGTGGCAGCACAGGAACAGCAGCGAGAGCGTGTCGTCCTCCCGGGGTGCCCGCTCCCCGGGCGGCGGCGCCGTGAAGGCGTCCCGGGGCGTGAGCGCGGCCGCCCGCTCCTCGCGCTGCCGCCGGGCCTGATCGCTGCGCAGGGCATCGGTGAGCCGCCGCGAGGCGACCTTGATCAGCCAGCCGCGCGGATTGCGGGGCACGCCCGCTTCGGGCCACTGCCCGGCGGCCGCGAGCAGCGCCTCCTGTACGGCGTCCTCGGCGGCGTCGAAGTGCCCGTACCGCCTGACCAGCGCACCGAGGACCTGCGGCGCGTTGCCGCGCAGCAGGTCCTCGATCTCCGGTGTGCTTCGCACCAGTGTGTCCGTCGGCGTCGACCGGTCCGTCAGATGTCGCCGGAGCCGTCCATGATCGGGCGGATCACGACCGGATGGTCGGGCGCGCCGGCCGGCTGGGGGCAGCGGGCGACGCGTTCGGCGATCTCGGTGACCCGTTCCAGGCTCTCGCACTCCAGGACCCAGTAGCCGGCCAGCAGCTCCTTGGTCTCGCCGTACGGCCCGTCGGTGATCACGGCCTTGCCGCCGTCACCGAGGGTGACGTGCCGGGTCTGAGCCGGCTCGGCCAGGCCCTGCCCGTC
Protein-coding regions in this window:
- a CDS encoding amino acid ABC transporter ATP-binding protein encodes the protein MTAMVKAEGVHKSFGPVEVLKGIDLEVKSGEVFCLIGPSGSGKSTFLRCINHLEKINAGRLYVDGDLVGYRQKGDKLYELKDSEVAVKRRDIGMVFQRFNLFPHMTSVENVMEAPVQVKGVSRGKARERALELLDRVGLADKAGSYPSQLSGGQQQRVAIARALAMDPKLMLFDEPTSALDPELVGDVLDVMRDLAESGMTMIVVTHEMGFAREVGDSLVFMDGGVVVESGHPREVLTNPQHERTKSFLSKVL
- a CDS encoding VOC family protein encodes the protein MRIRWTYAFIDRPRETFGAACDFWTAVTKTRLSELRGEHDEFVTLLPDGADACVKVQAVGPGSGGAHIDFCVDDVPEFAATAVRLGASVVAGLGSLVVLRSPGGQVFCADPWRGQSSRPGVVRGSRLDQVCVDVPASAFGREVAFWSALLDGWESRPGSLAEFQVVEPPSGLPVRLLLQRLNEERPATAHLDLACADVAATRARHEELGAAFVTGFPGWTVMRDPAGGMYCLTTRDPVTGGPRG
- a CDS encoding YciI family protein is translated as MKYLVMVQGTQADYEAMRGTASANSPAWSEEELKTMFAYMGAINDDLSESGELVDGQGLAEPAQTRHVTLGDGGKAVITDGPYGETKELLAGYWVLECESLERVTEIAERVARCPQPAGAPDHPVVIRPIMDGSGDI
- a CDS encoding amino acid ABC transporter permease, producing the protein MTVDIDKTPADTPPAGPEAIKAIPVRHYGRYVSAVVAIALLVGVVYAFAQGKINWGAIPDYFFDDRILDGVGKTLLLTVLSMVIGIVGGVMLAVMRLSKNPVTSSIAWFYIWFFRGTPVLVQLIVWFNLGLVFEYINLGPFYKDEWSDFMTPFLTALLGLGLNEAAYMAEICRAGLLSVDEGQTEASHALGMSHAKTLRRIVIPQAMRVIVPPTGNEVINMLKTTSLVSVVQYPELLRAAQDIGQTSGAPAEMLFLAAAWYLLMTSIFSIGQYYLERYYARGSSRSLPATPFQKIKANVLSLSNRSASTGGTA
- the sodN gene encoding superoxide dismutase, Ni, coding for MLSRLFAPKVKVSAHCDLPCGVYDPAQARIEAESVKAVQEKMAANDDPHFQARATVIKEQRAELAKHHVSVLWSDYFKPPHFEKYPELHQLVNDTLKALSAAKGSTDPATGQKALDYIAQIDKIFWETKKA
- a CDS encoding CGNR zinc finger domain-containing protein, translating into MELAYYSDYAVRLVNTEEPARGKDALTSVEAVRDLFGPSQSAARRATDADVTRFRSVRARLRAVFEAADSGDERLAVDLLNSLLLEFPVSPQISGHDFRDDDGRPLWHMHLADHPSNATAGYAAIAAMGLAFHLTEHGADRLGLCEAAPCRNAYLDTSTNRSRRYCSDRCATRANVAAYRARKRLEAARPDLPEKTGLAADSAQPSSAQGDLRSDLRGR
- a CDS encoding ABC transporter substrate-binding protein — translated: MTASSTRRTTAAHSRLAAVGAIAVAGALMLTGCGDQTKDTGSSDTAASAPLADKLPQAIRDKGVIKVGSDIAYAPVEFKDSSGKVVGIDPDLAAAMGKQLGVDFQFENGTFDTLITGLRSKRYDIAMSAMTDTKDRQEGIDSDTGKKVGEGVDFVDYFTAGVSIYTKKGDDQGIKSWSDLCGKKIVLQRGTVSEDLAKAESKKCPAGKKIAIEAFDNDQQAQTRLRAGGADAGSSDFPVAAYAVKTSGGGKDFQLVGEQVEAAPYGIAVAKNQTQLRDALKAALDAVVKNGEYEKIMKKWGVTDGSIDAATINGGK
- a CDS encoding inorganic phosphate transporter, with translation MDHITFLVAVVIVTALAFDLTNGFHDTANAMATSIATGALTPRTAVLISGVLNVVGAFLSTEVARTISEGIVDDTLVSPAMIFAGLVGAILWNLLTWLAGLPSSSSHALFGGLIGAVWVGAGSQGVNFGKVVEKVLVPAVVSPVVAGVAALLATYLAYRLTDRAREDSVTKGFRIGQIASASLVSLAHGTNDAQKTMGVITLTLISAGALGHHAGPPLWVIASAGLAIGLGTYLGGWRIIRTMGKGLTEIQSPQGFAAETAATAVILTSSHLGFPLSTTQVASGSILGAGLGRRPAEVRWGVAARMAVAWTVTLPAAALVGSLAAAVVQNGGDLGTAVVALVGAVLAAGMVVVSRRNPVHAHNVNDAHEAGIRTEPPAKVGTAA
- a CDS encoding class I SAM-dependent methyltransferase, with amino-acid sequence MTDAGITAVTADWHAWQESWDRQQEWYLPDREERFRIMLDMVEALVGTAPRVLDLACGTGSITARLLDRFPGATSTGVDLDPALLAIAEGTFAGDDRVRLVTADLKDPDWPAKLPYDSYDAVLTATALHWLHREPLADLYGLVAGLVRAGGVFMNADHMIDETTPRINAAERAQRHARMDQAKRDGILDWAEWWRLAAKDPVLAEPTARRHEIYGEHAEGDTPSARWHARVLREKGFGEARPVWCSPSDTLLLAVK
- a CDS encoding RNA polymerase sigma factor encodes the protein MRSTPEIEDLLRGNAPQVLGALVRRYGHFDAAEDAVQEALLAAAGQWPEAGVPRNPRGWLIKVASRRLTDALRSDQARRQREERAAALTPRDAFTAPPPGERAPREDDTLSLLFLCCHPDLSPPAQIALTLRAVGGLTTAEIARACLVPEATMAQRVSRAKQKVRGVRFGRPDRWEERLPSVLQTLYLIFNEGYTATSGAALQRRDLAGEAVRLTRTVHRLLPGDCEVTGLLALMLLTDARREARSGPHGELIPLDEQDRDRWDHAAIEEGVALITRALSRGRPGPFQLRAAIAAVHDEASSPGTTDWAEILGLYDVLVGLVPGPVERLNRAVAVAMVHGPRAGLAEVDALADELKGHRLEAVRGHLLERAGEPEAARAAYDSAASQTLSLPEQRYLRARAARLSD